A part of Primulina eburnea isolate SZY01 chromosome 10, ASM2296580v1, whole genome shotgun sequence genomic DNA contains:
- the LOC140802863 gene encoding uncharacterized protein, translated as MDYVMRSPDIPGCRLYVGWQYQQSTPTVQCIVEEASTQITKLEREELQLAGASRTDAGVHAWCQGVRDAAKHFVGAHDFSAFANASHNDRTPNPVKNIFHFDVNEMVALLLQVGKEAASHDIVPKILASRVRKVLAKHALFVPPHGLCLMYLRFSGQFLGHFGVGNFRS; from the exons ATGGATTACGTAATGCGAAGTCCAGATATTCCAG GGTGCCGATTGTATGTAGGGTGGCAATACCAACAATCAACGCCAACGGTCCAATGTATTGTTGAAGAAGCTTCGACTCAGATTACAAAATTAGAACGGGAAGAACTTCAGTTAGCTGGTGCTAGTCGAACAGATGCAGGAGTTCATGCCTGGTGTCAG GGCGTGAGGGATGCTGCAAAGCATTTTGTGGGAGCCCACGACTTCTCTGCATTTGCCAATGCATCACACAATGATAGAACGCCAAATCCAGTGAAGAATATCTTCCATTTTGATGTGAATGAAATG GTTGCACTGTTGCTTCAAGTTGGGAAAGAAGCTGCTTCACATGATATTGTTCCCAAGATTTTGGCTTCCCGTGTTCGAAAAGTACTCGCGAAGCACGCATTGTTTGTTCCTCCTCATGGTCTGTGTCTCATGTACCTTAGGTTTTCTggtcagtttctagggcactttggtgtcgggaattttcggagctag
- the LOC140803325 gene encoding uncharacterized protein encodes MPSLQTALPPELANNTIRLYRECLRRAKFIGHKKYNTELVVDMVRQQFKRHMHETDPEKIQKLKDDAARGLINHMLYESENLTGRKFSTHSS; translated from the exons ATGCCATCCCTTCAAACTGCTTTGCCTCCTGAACTCGCCAACAATACCATTAGG TTGTACCGTGAATGTCTGAGGCGGGCTAAATTTATTGGCCAtaag AAATACAACACGGAGCTTGTTGTTGACATGGTTAGGCAACAATTCAAAaggcatatgcacgagacagaTCCAGAGAAAATTCAGAAGTTGAAGGATGATGCAGCGAGGGGACTGATCAATCACATGCTGTATGAATCTGAAAACTTGACTGGTCGGAAATTTAGCACACACTCCAGTTGA